The proteins below are encoded in one region of Amycolatopsis acidiphila:
- a CDS encoding oxygenase MpaB family protein, producing the protein MDQRLPDPELFRHGGFKVAAKLFGPAEDLRGTAEQVRRFREYAQAEDPLADAVVASMSSPQAKAAFEEALEKGVGQVRHPPREVREFFEAVEAAPYWLDHDRLERGARAITRTGLLGLFPLGDMSLMGGYLASRATKSLVATGQIEHMAGRRLIETAAWWIDVTTPGKLRRGESGYASAIRVRLVHAHVRAAMNRRPDWDYEAWDRPVNQVQTTGTLLLFSLVFVLGTQLLGIRYTDRERADILHLWRYVGWLMGVEEDLLPANEDDAWRLLWLLASTEFIPDEDSKRLAKALQATHDASPAGKLLSRVHSSISRLVLGKNNADFLELPNDLVTQGAVLTAAAVNFAAETARRHIPGATALQELIGTLERRRYVDRLAKIVRLDPTYARHMAA; encoded by the coding sequence ATGGACCAGCGGCTCCCCGATCCCGAGCTCTTCCGCCACGGCGGGTTCAAGGTCGCGGCCAAGTTGTTCGGGCCGGCGGAGGATCTTCGCGGGACCGCCGAGCAGGTTCGCCGCTTTCGGGAGTACGCCCAGGCCGAGGATCCGCTTGCCGACGCGGTCGTCGCGAGCATGTCCAGTCCACAAGCCAAAGCCGCCTTCGAGGAGGCGCTCGAAAAGGGCGTCGGCCAGGTGCGGCACCCGCCCCGGGAGGTGCGCGAGTTCTTCGAGGCCGTCGAGGCCGCGCCCTACTGGCTCGACCACGACCGGCTGGAGCGGGGTGCCCGGGCGATCACGCGCACCGGCCTGCTCGGGCTCTTCCCGCTCGGCGACATGTCCCTGATGGGCGGCTACCTCGCCTCCCGCGCCACGAAATCCCTCGTCGCGACCGGGCAGATCGAGCATATGGCGGGCCGTCGCCTCATCGAGACCGCCGCGTGGTGGATCGACGTCACCACGCCCGGCAAGCTCCGCCGCGGCGAGAGCGGCTACGCCTCGGCCATCCGCGTCCGCCTCGTGCACGCGCACGTTCGCGCCGCCATGAACCGGCGCCCCGACTGGGACTACGAGGCCTGGGACCGTCCGGTCAACCAGGTCCAGACGACCGGCACCCTGCTGCTCTTCTCGCTCGTCTTCGTCCTCGGCACCCAGCTCCTCGGCATCCGCTACACCGACCGCGAGCGCGCCGACATCCTGCATCTGTGGCGCTACGTCGGCTGGCTGATGGGCGTCGAGGAGGACCTCCTGCCCGCCAACGAGGATGACGCCTGGCGCCTGCTCTGGCTGCTCGCCAGCACCGAGTTCATCCCCGACGAGGACTCGAAGCGCCTCGCCAAGGCACTGCAGGCGACCCACGACGCCAGCCCCGCCGGCAAGCTCCTTTCGCGGGTGCACTCCTCGATCAGCCGCCTGGTCCTGGGCAAGAACAACGCCGACTTCCTCGAACTGCCCAACGACCTCGTCACGCAGGGTGCGGTGCTCACCGCCGCCGCGGTCAACTTCGCTGCCGAGACCGCGCGCCGCCACATCCCCGGCGCCACCGCGCTGCAGGAACTGATCGGCACGCTCGAGCGCCGCCGCTACGTCGACCGGCTCGCGAAGATCGTCCGCTTGGACCCGACGTATGCGCGGCACATGGCGGCGTGA
- the dcd gene encoding dCTP deaminase, which yields MLLSDRDLRKEVEAGRLGIDPFDPAMVQPSSVDVRLDRFFRVFNNSQYTHIDPSRQQDELTSLVEKEGDDPFVLHPGEFVLASTFELVSLPDDLAGRLEGKSSLGRLGLLTHSTAGFIDPGFSGHITLELSNVANLPITLWPGMKIGQLCLFRLTSAAEFPYGSAEVGSRYQGQRGPTPSRAYQNFHRVDTWR from the coding sequence GTGCTGCTCAGTGACCGCGACCTTCGCAAGGAAGTCGAAGCCGGACGCCTGGGGATCGACCCCTTCGACCCCGCCATGGTGCAACCGTCCAGCGTCGACGTGCGGCTGGACCGGTTCTTCCGGGTCTTCAACAACAGCCAGTACACCCACATCGACCCCTCCCGGCAGCAGGACGAGCTGACCTCGCTGGTCGAGAAGGAGGGCGACGACCCGTTCGTCCTGCACCCGGGCGAGTTCGTGCTCGCCTCGACGTTCGAGCTGGTCAGCCTGCCCGACGACCTCGCGGGCCGGCTCGAGGGCAAGTCCTCGCTCGGGCGCCTCGGACTGCTCACGCACTCCACCGCCGGGTTCATCGACCCCGGCTTCTCCGGGCACATCACGCTCGAGCTGTCGAACGTCGCCAACCTGCCGATCACGCTCTGGCCGGGCATGAAGATCGGCCAGCTGTGCCTGTTCCGGCTCACCAGCGCCGCCGAGTTCCCGTACGGCTCGGCCGAGGTCGGCTCGCGCTACCAGGGCCAGCGCGGCCCGACGCCGAGCCGGGCGTACCAGAACTTCCATCGCGTGGACACCTGGCGCTGA
- a CDS encoding sugar porter family MFS transporter, producing MGLATTGERAGQQHLAHVVFIAGAAAIGGFLFGYDSSNINGAVLGIQQHFHVGAGVTGLTVSSALIGSAVGAWFGGLLSDRIGRIRTMQLAAVLFLISAVGAMFPFSVWDLAIWRVVGGIAIGVASVIGPAYIAEVAPPAYRGRLASLQQLAIVLGIGVSALVNWVVKDLAPAGADGSHDLNGSLGGIEAWQWMLGAAAIPAIVYLVLASVIPESPHYLLSIGKTAKARKVLAEVESGDVDAKLEDIRRGLRVEKRSKIRDLVGGRFGLLPIVWVGIALAVFQQFVGINVIFYYSDTLWHSVGQNTDSLLISMVSPVINIIGTFIAIAFIDRVGRKPLLLIGSVGMAIGLGVAAIAFGNAATVNGELSLPGAWGPVALVFANLFVISFALSWGVILWVMLGEMFPLRIRSAALAIGTAANWVANWAVTVSFPSMAAWNLSTTYWIYTAFAVLSIPFALKFVRETKGTALEDVA from the coding sequence ATGGGTCTCGCCACGACCGGAGAGCGAGCTGGTCAACAACATCTCGCCCACGTCGTGTTCATCGCCGGGGCGGCCGCGATCGGCGGCTTCCTCTTCGGCTACGACAGTTCCAACATCAACGGTGCCGTACTCGGCATCCAGCAGCACTTCCACGTCGGGGCCGGGGTCACCGGCCTGACCGTGTCCAGCGCGCTCATCGGCTCGGCCGTCGGCGCCTGGTTCGGCGGCCTGCTGTCCGACCGGATCGGCCGCATCCGCACGATGCAGCTGGCCGCCGTGCTCTTCCTGATCAGCGCCGTCGGCGCGATGTTCCCCTTCAGCGTGTGGGACCTCGCGATCTGGCGCGTCGTCGGCGGAATCGCGATCGGTGTCGCCTCGGTGATCGGGCCGGCCTACATCGCCGAGGTCGCGCCGCCGGCGTACCGCGGCAGGCTGGCGTCGCTGCAACAGCTGGCGATCGTGCTCGGCATCGGGGTGTCCGCGCTGGTCAACTGGGTCGTAAAGGACCTGGCGCCGGCCGGCGCGGACGGGTCACATGACCTGAACGGCTCACTCGGCGGCATCGAGGCCTGGCAGTGGATGCTCGGGGCCGCGGCCATTCCCGCCATCGTGTACCTGGTGCTCGCCTCGGTGATCCCCGAGTCGCCGCACTACCTGCTCTCGATCGGCAAGACGGCGAAGGCGCGCAAGGTGCTCGCGGAGGTCGAGAGCGGGGACGTCGACGCCAAGCTCGAGGACATCCGCCGCGGCCTGCGCGTCGAGAAGCGCTCGAAGATCCGCGACCTCGTCGGCGGCAGGTTCGGACTGCTGCCGATCGTCTGGGTCGGGATCGCACTGGCGGTGTTCCAGCAGTTCGTCGGCATCAACGTGATCTTCTACTACTCGGACACGCTGTGGCACTCGGTCGGGCAGAACACCGACTCGCTGCTGATCTCAATGGTCAGCCCGGTCATCAACATCATCGGCACGTTCATCGCGATCGCGTTCATCGACCGGGTGGGCCGCAAGCCGCTGCTGCTCATCGGCTCGGTCGGGATGGCGATCGGCCTCGGCGTCGCCGCGATCGCGTTCGGCAACGCGGCGACCGTCAACGGCGAGCTGAGCCTGCCGGGCGCGTGGGGCCCGGTCGCGCTGGTGTTCGCGAACCTGTTCGTGATCTCGTTCGCGCTGTCCTGGGGCGTGATCCTCTGGGTCATGCTCGGCGAGATGTTCCCGCTGCGCATCCGCAGCGCGGCGCTCGCGATCGGCACGGCGGCCAACTGGGTCGCGAACTGGGCCGTGACGGTCAGCTTCCCGAGCATGGCCGCGTGGAACCTGTCGACGACGTACTGGATCTACACCGCGTTCGCGGTCCTTTCGATTCCGTTCGCGCTCAAGTTCGTCCGTGAGACGAAGGGAACAGCACTCGAAGACGTGGCCTGA
- a CDS encoding acyl-CoA dehydrogenase family protein, giving the protein MPDTHEVLNQAPPLVDYDVADDAALLDGLRREGAGWAEDEVHELGRLAGSAQGQEWGRQANDNPPTLHTHDRYGHRIDEVEFHPAWHELMTVAVGHGLHAAPWRDERPAAHAARAAKVLVWNQAEGGHVCPISMTYAAVPALRFNPELADVYEPLLASPEYDFGLRVPSTKRGLIAGMSMTEKQGGSDVRANTTTARPAGDGSYVLTGHKWFTSAPMSDLFLTLAQAPGGLSCFLLPRVLPDGSRNRIFLQRLKDKLGNKSNASSEIEYDGAVGWLVGEEGRGVPTIIEMVNNTRLDCVLGTTSLMRQGVVQATHHAAHRRAFGANLVDQPAMANVLADLVVESEAATTVAMRLAGATGDPDQAAFRRLALAVTKYWVCKRGPAHAAEALECLGGNGYVEESGMPRLYREAPLLSIWEGSGNVAALDALRAMGKQPESVEAFFTEVELAAGANARLDDAVARLRKELSDLDEIQFRARRLVEMMALVLQGSLLVRYAPAAVSDAFCASRLGGDWGIAFGTLPSTVDTAAIVERARQNPKS; this is encoded by the coding sequence ATGCCCGACACCCATGAGGTTCTCAACCAGGCCCCGCCGCTCGTCGACTACGACGTGGCCGACGATGCCGCGCTGCTCGACGGGCTGCGCCGCGAGGGGGCCGGCTGGGCCGAGGACGAGGTGCACGAGCTGGGCAGGCTCGCGGGTAGCGCGCAGGGGCAGGAGTGGGGCCGTCAGGCCAACGACAACCCGCCGACGCTGCACACCCACGACCGCTACGGCCACCGCATCGACGAGGTCGAGTTCCACCCGGCCTGGCACGAGCTGATGACCGTCGCCGTCGGGCACGGGCTGCACGCGGCGCCGTGGCGGGACGAGCGCCCGGCCGCGCACGCCGCCCGCGCGGCGAAGGTCCTGGTGTGGAACCAGGCCGAGGGCGGGCACGTCTGCCCGATCTCCATGACCTACGCGGCGGTTCCCGCGCTGCGCTTCAACCCGGAGCTCGCCGACGTCTACGAGCCGCTGCTCGCCTCGCCCGAGTACGACTTCGGGCTGCGCGTGCCGAGCACCAAGCGCGGGCTGATCGCGGGCATGTCGATGACCGAGAAGCAGGGCGGCTCCGACGTCCGCGCGAACACCACCACCGCGCGCCCCGCCGGCGACGGCAGCTACGTGCTGACCGGGCACAAGTGGTTCACCTCGGCGCCGATGTCCGACCTGTTCCTCACGCTCGCGCAGGCACCCGGCGGGCTGTCCTGCTTCCTGCTGCCGCGGGTGCTGCCCGACGGCTCCCGCAACCGGATCTTCTTGCAGCGCTTGAAGGACAAGCTGGGCAACAAGTCCAACGCCTCGTCCGAGATCGAGTACGACGGCGCCGTCGGCTGGCTGGTCGGGGAGGAGGGCCGGGGCGTGCCGACCATCATCGAGATGGTCAACAACACCCGCCTCGACTGCGTCCTCGGCACGACTTCCCTGATGCGCCAAGGTGTCGTCCAGGCGACGCACCACGCCGCGCACCGGCGCGCGTTCGGCGCGAACCTCGTCGACCAGCCCGCGATGGCCAACGTGCTGGCCGACCTCGTCGTCGAGTCGGAGGCGGCGACCACGGTCGCGATGCGCCTCGCCGGCGCGACGGGCGACCCGGACCAGGCCGCGTTCCGCCGCCTCGCGCTCGCCGTCACCAAGTACTGGGTGTGCAAGCGTGGCCCGGCGCACGCCGCCGAGGCGCTGGAATGCCTGGGCGGCAACGGTTACGTCGAGGAGTCCGGGATGCCGCGGCTCTACCGCGAGGCGCCGCTGCTGTCCATTTGGGAGGGTTCGGGCAACGTCGCCGCGCTGGACGCGTTGCGCGCCATGGGCAAGCAGCCCGAGTCGGTCGAGGCGTTCTTCACCGAGGTGGAGCTGGCGGCGGGGGCGAACGCGCGGCTCGACGACGCGGTCGCGAGGCTGCGCAAGGAGCTGTCCGACCTCGACGAGATCCAGTTCCGCGCCCGGCGGCTGGTCGAGATGATGGCGCTGGTGCTGCAGGGTTCGCTGTTGGTCCGGTACGCGCCGGCCGCGGTGTCGGACGCCTTCTGCGCGTCCCGGCTCGGCGGCGACTGGGGCATCGCGTTCGGCACCTTGCCGTCCACTGTGGACACGGCGGCGATCGTCGAGCGGGCGCGTCAGAACCCGAAGTCCTGA
- a CDS encoding TetR/AcrR family transcriptional regulator — MPYRRTPQVQARLDAQRAAILDAAAELLAERGYAGCSVAAVADKAGVATGSVYKHFPGKAELVVELFRGVVNREVEAVRRAAELPGDPAERVVAVFETFAVRALKAPRRAYALLAEPVDAPVEAERIVFRRVFRDVAAEHIRGGVGQGSLPPQDAVLTAAAIVGAVTEVLIGPLTTDNTDAVAELRTFILRALGGSDARHP, encoded by the coding sequence GTGCCGTACCGCCGCACCCCGCAGGTTCAGGCGCGCCTGGACGCCCAGCGCGCCGCGATCCTCGACGCCGCCGCCGAGCTGCTCGCGGAGCGCGGATACGCGGGTTGTTCCGTCGCGGCGGTGGCCGACAAGGCGGGCGTCGCCACAGGCAGCGTCTACAAGCACTTCCCCGGCAAGGCGGAGCTGGTCGTCGAGCTGTTCCGCGGCGTCGTCAACCGTGAGGTCGAGGCGGTCAGGAGGGCCGCCGAGCTGCCCGGCGACCCGGCGGAACGGGTCGTCGCCGTGTTCGAGACCTTCGCCGTCCGCGCGCTGAAAGCGCCCCGGCGCGCGTACGCCCTGCTGGCCGAGCCCGTCGACGCGCCGGTCGAGGCCGAGCGCATCGTGTTCCGCCGGGTGTTCCGCGACGTCGCCGCCGAGCACATCCGCGGAGGCGTCGGCCAGGGGTCGCTGCCGCCGCAGGACGCCGTGCTCACCGCCGCCGCGATCGTCGGCGCCGTCACCGAAGTGCTCATCGGCCCGCTCACCACGGACAACACCGACGCAGTCGCCGAGCTGCGCACCTTCATCCTGCGTGCCTTAGGAGGTTCCGATGCCCGACACCCATGA
- a CDS encoding cation diffusion facilitator family transporter: protein MTERESPKGESTLTVVLAGAVNLAIAIMKAVAGAITGSGALLSEAAHSVADTFTEILLLTALRRSSKPADLVHPFGYGKERYFWSLLAAVSIFASGAMFSFYEGFSTVFGEPKEQSSPIVGYIVLAVAFVLEGTSWLQAMRQVRRESRQQKRSIPAYLRLVDDPAPKSVFFEDSAALVGLVLAFLGLLLHQLTGSALYDGLASILIGLLLAVVAWSLGLTNLRLLIGRQADPVVVRGIRQLLAGAPEIEAVVDLQTMLLGTDLILVCARVDFDDTLHASDVERACVRLAGEMQEAYSDVSEVFIEPVPRTDPELRAAVLARYGEAASRYGRAD from the coding sequence GTGACCGAGCGCGAGTCGCCGAAGGGCGAGAGCACCCTGACCGTTGTGCTGGCGGGTGCGGTCAACCTGGCCATCGCGATCATGAAGGCCGTCGCCGGCGCCATCACCGGCTCCGGGGCCCTGCTGTCGGAGGCGGCGCACTCGGTCGCCGACACGTTCACCGAGATCCTGCTGCTGACGGCGTTGCGCCGGTCCAGCAAGCCCGCCGACCTCGTGCATCCGTTCGGGTACGGCAAGGAGCGGTACTTCTGGTCGCTGCTCGCCGCGGTGTCGATCTTCGCCTCGGGCGCGATGTTCTCCTTCTACGAGGGCTTTTCCACCGTGTTCGGCGAGCCGAAGGAGCAGTCGAGCCCGATCGTCGGCTACATCGTGCTCGCCGTCGCGTTCGTGCTGGAGGGCACGTCGTGGCTGCAGGCGATGCGTCAGGTGCGCCGCGAGTCCCGCCAGCAGAAGCGGTCGATCCCCGCGTACCTGCGGCTGGTGGACGACCCGGCACCGAAGTCGGTGTTCTTCGAGGACTCCGCCGCGCTCGTCGGCCTGGTGCTGGCGTTCCTGGGGCTGCTGCTGCACCAGCTCACCGGCTCGGCGCTCTACGACGGTCTCGCGTCGATCCTGATCGGCCTGCTGCTGGCGGTCGTCGCGTGGAGCCTGGGCCTGACGAACCTGCGGCTGCTGATCGGCAGGCAGGCCGACCCGGTGGTGGTGCGCGGCATCCGGCAGCTGCTCGCGGGCGCGCCGGAGATCGAGGCGGTGGTCGACCTGCAGACGATGCTGCTGGGCACCGACCTGATCCTGGTCTGCGCCCGGGTGGACTTCGACGACACGCTGCACGCCTCCGACGTCGAGCGGGCCTGTGTGCGCCTGGCCGGGGAGATGCAGGAGGCCTACTCCGACGTCAGCGAGGTCTTCATCGAGCCGGTGCCACGCACGGATCCCGAGCTGCGCGCCGCGGTGCTGGCGCGCTACGGCGAGGCGGCCAGCCGTTACGGCCGCGCGGACTGA
- a CDS encoding DUF742 domain-containing protein, with protein sequence MGSTGDRQPADKPVGARAGARFPSAKQLEKFSDEDPVEPIRESRSSRPSGARFPSERQLERFDEPAPAAAPEPGPPQGPTREPAPPLPRFAEEAETEEAVGPRVRPYVLTKGRTQSTYELALETMVNLRADARWAGSALNSEYQPVRALCLQPVSVAEVAANLSIPLGVARVLLSDMAELGLLHIHGTERTAEGRPPMALMRRVLDGLQRL encoded by the coding sequence ATGGGCTCAACTGGTGACCGCCAGCCGGCTGACAAGCCGGTCGGCGCGCGTGCCGGTGCCCGTTTCCCGTCGGCGAAGCAGCTCGAGAAGTTCTCCGACGAGGACCCGGTCGAGCCGATCCGGGAGAGTCGCAGCTCCCGGCCTTCCGGTGCCCGTTTCCCGAGCGAGCGGCAGCTGGAGAGGTTCGACGAGCCGGCACCGGCGGCCGCGCCCGAACCCGGACCGCCGCAGGGGCCGACGCGGGAGCCCGCGCCGCCGCTGCCCCGGTTCGCCGAGGAGGCCGAGACCGAGGAGGCCGTCGGTCCGCGTGTCCGCCCGTACGTGCTGACGAAGGGGCGCACGCAGTCCACCTACGAGCTGGCGCTCGAGACGATGGTCAACCTCCGCGCCGACGCCCGGTGGGCCGGCAGCGCGCTGAACAGCGAGTACCAGCCGGTGCGGGCGCTGTGCCTGCAGCCGGTGTCGGTCGCGGAGGTCGCCGCCAACCTGTCGATCCCGCTGGGCGTTGCCCGCGTGCTGCTGTCCGATATGGCGGAACTGGGGCTGTTGCACATCCACGGCACCGAGCGCACCGCCGAAGGGCGACCGCCGATGGCGCTCATGCGTCGCGTGCTGGACGGCCTGCAGCGGCTCTAA
- a CDS encoding (Fe-S)-binding protein translates to MGALQITVGVIGVAISIVAWIMFVAGVWRMVRIIRLGQPDSTRNGPFGPRFATLIKEFAAHTRMNKFRHVGPWHWMVMWGFLIGSLAWFEAYGETFDPHFHWPVIGAWQPWLLLTELLGLGTVIGGIALAIIRQRNHPRRADRQSRFAGSNFGQAYFVEAVVVIEGLGILGVKAFKISSGIEDPSWWSSFATKGIAEILPASTAAVTITALVKLLSGMVWLYVVGRNLTMGVAWHRFSAFFNIYFKREDGGGVALGPLKPMMSEGKPLDFEEADPEKDVFGAGRIEDFSWKGWLDFTTCTECGRCQSQCPAWNTGKPLSPKLVITQLRDHAYAKAPYLLAGGKKDMAGDEVGLTGDNPYAGIDVLAIAEAERPLVGDDGGVIDPDVLWSCTTCGACVEQCPVDIEHVDHIVDMRRYQVMIESNFPTELNGMFKNLENKGNPWGQNAKDRLAWAEDLDFEVPVFEGELGDTEYLFWVGCAGAFEDRAKKTTRAVAELLNIAGVKYTVLGPEESCSGDPARRAGNEFLFQMLAQQNVEVLNSVFEDRDPLERKIVVTCAHCFNTLANEYPQLGGQYEVVHHTQLLNRLVREKRLVPVAPIADDVTYHDPCYLGRHNKIYEAPRELVGASGAQFREMPRHGDRSMCCGAGGARMWMEEKIGKRINLDRVDEALGTAPSKIATGCPFCRVMLTDGVTARQNDGLAGEKVEVVDVSQLLLEAVKRRPQPVPVAGAPEVEAEPESADVSTDKVATGTPLPDEDE, encoded by the coding sequence ATGGGTGCTCTGCAGATCACGGTCGGTGTGATCGGCGTCGCCATAAGCATCGTCGCTTGGATCATGTTCGTCGCCGGCGTCTGGCGCATGGTGCGCATCATTCGCCTCGGACAACCGGACTCGACCCGCAACGGCCCCTTCGGGCCCCGCTTCGCCACGTTGATCAAGGAGTTCGCCGCGCACACGCGGATGAACAAGTTCCGCCACGTCGGCCCCTGGCACTGGATGGTGATGTGGGGCTTCCTGATCGGCTCGCTGGCCTGGTTCGAGGCCTACGGCGAGACGTTCGACCCGCACTTCCACTGGCCGGTCATCGGCGCGTGGCAGCCCTGGCTGCTGCTGACCGAGCTGCTCGGCCTCGGCACCGTGATCGGCGGCATCGCGCTCGCGATCATCCGCCAGCGCAACCACCCGCGCCGCGCCGACCGCCAGTCCCGCTTCGCCGGGTCGAACTTCGGGCAGGCCTACTTCGTCGAGGCCGTGGTCGTCATCGAAGGCCTCGGCATCCTGGGCGTGAAGGCGTTCAAGATCTCCAGCGGCATCGAGGACCCGTCGTGGTGGAGCAGCTTCGCCACCAAGGGCATCGCGGAGATCCTGCCGGCCAGCACCGCGGCGGTCACGATCACCGCGCTGGTCAAGCTGCTCTCGGGCATGGTCTGGCTCTACGTCGTCGGCCGCAACCTGACGATGGGCGTGGCCTGGCACCGGTTCAGCGCCTTCTTCAACATCTACTTCAAGCGCGAGGACGGCGGCGGCGTCGCGCTGGGCCCGCTCAAGCCGATGATGAGCGAGGGCAAGCCGCTGGACTTCGAGGAGGCCGACCCGGAGAAGGACGTCTTCGGCGCCGGCCGGATCGAGGACTTCAGCTGGAAGGGCTGGCTGGACTTCACCACCTGCACCGAATGCGGCCGCTGCCAGTCGCAGTGCCCGGCGTGGAACACCGGCAAGCCGCTGTCGCCGAAGCTGGTCATCACGCAGCTGCGCGACCACGCCTACGCGAAGGCGCCGTACCTGCTCGCGGGCGGCAAGAAGGACATGGCGGGCGACGAGGTCGGCCTGACCGGGGACAACCCGTACGCCGGGATCGACGTGCTCGCGATCGCCGAGGCCGAGCGACCACTTGTCGGCGACGACGGCGGCGTGATCGACCCGGACGTGCTGTGGTCCTGCACCACCTGCGGCGCCTGCGTCGAGCAGTGCCCGGTGGACATCGAGCACGTCGACCACATCGTCGACATGCGCCGCTACCAGGTGATGATCGAGTCGAACTTCCCGACCGAGCTGAACGGGATGTTCAAGAACCTGGAGAACAAGGGCAACCCGTGGGGCCAGAACGCCAAGGACCGGCTGGCCTGGGCCGAGGACCTGGACTTCGAGGTGCCGGTCTTCGAGGGCGAGCTCGGCGACACCGAGTACCTGTTCTGGGTCGGCTGCGCCGGCGCCTTCGAGGACCGCGCGAAGAAGACCACGCGGGCGGTCGCGGAGCTGCTGAACATCGCGGGCGTGAAGTACACCGTGCTCGGCCCGGAGGAGAGCTGCTCCGGTGACCCGGCCCGCCGCGCGGGCAACGAGTTCCTGTTCCAGATGCTCGCGCAGCAGAACGTCGAGGTGCTCAACTCGGTGTTCGAGGACCGCGACCCGCTCGAGCGCAAGATCGTGGTGACCTGTGCGCACTGCTTCAACACGCTCGCGAACGAGTACCCGCAGCTGGGCGGGCAGTACGAGGTCGTGCACCACACGCAGCTGCTCAACCGCCTGGTGCGGGAGAAGCGGCTGGTGCCGGTGGCGCCGATCGCCGACGACGTGACCTACCACGACCCGTGCTACCTCGGTCGCCACAACAAGATCTACGAGGCGCCGCGCGAGCTGGTCGGTGCCTCCGGTGCGCAGTTCCGCGAGATGCCGCGGCACGGCGACCGGTCCATGTGCTGCGGCGCCGGTGGCGCCCGGATGTGGATGGAGGAGAAGATCGGCAAGCGGATCAACCTCGACCGCGTCGACGAGGCGCTGGGCACCGCGCCGTCGAAGATCGCCACGGGTTGCCCGTTCTGCCGGGTGATGCTCACCGACGGGGTCACCGCGCGCCAGAACGACGGTCTGGCCGGCGAAAAGGTCGAGGTCGTCGACGTCTCGCAGCTGCTGCTCGAGGCCGTCAAGCGGCGGCCGCAGCCGGTTCCGGTCGCGGGTGCGCCCGAGGTCGAGGCCGAGCCGGAGTCGGCGGACGTCTCGACCGACAAGGTGGCCACCGGCACCCCGCTGCCGGACGAGGACGAGTAG
- a CDS encoding DMT family transporter, translating into MAAYLLLALAIVAEVSGTISLKLSEGFSKLGPSLVVVAGYAIALGALSVVLKMGIPVGVAYAVWAAVGVAAVALIGVLFLDERFNLTMIGGLLLVIGGVVLIEVGSAQ; encoded by the coding sequence GTGGCTGCCTACCTCCTCCTCGCGCTGGCCATCGTCGCCGAGGTCAGCGGCACGATCTCGCTCAAGCTCTCCGAGGGTTTCTCGAAGCTCGGCCCGTCGCTCGTCGTGGTGGCCGGCTACGCCATCGCCTTGGGGGCGCTGTCCGTGGTGCTGAAGATGGGCATCCCGGTCGGGGTCGCGTATGCCGTCTGGGCGGCCGTGGGGGTCGCCGCGGTCGCGCTGATCGGGGTGCTGTTCCTCGACGAGCGCTTCAATCTCACCATGATCGGCGGGCTGCTGCTGGTCATCGGTGGCGTGGTGCTGATCGAGGTGGGATCGGCGCAGTGA
- a CDS encoding TetR/AcrR family transcriptional regulator yields the protein MRSQRDGRKARGERRRQDIIDATLRVIERDGVAGVTHRTVAAEAGVPTTSTTYHFASLDDLLIATLISCAKDMATEVYWTIDRARSRGSLGAHEVAALLAEALGPRRGRTMAEYELYLLAARRPELRPAARRWLDVLTSMVRPDDLVALRAFLAGIDGLLIQGLIDDEPPTAEELRPVVEFLLRPR from the coding sequence GTGAGGAGCCAACGGGACGGCCGGAAGGCACGCGGCGAGCGGCGGCGGCAGGACATCATCGACGCGACGCTGCGGGTGATCGAACGCGACGGGGTGGCGGGCGTGACGCACCGGACGGTCGCGGCGGAGGCGGGCGTGCCCACCACGTCGACGACGTATCACTTCGCGAGCCTCGACGACCTGCTCATCGCGACGCTCATCTCGTGCGCGAAGGACATGGCGACCGAGGTCTACTGGACGATCGACCGTGCCCGGTCGCGCGGCAGCCTCGGCGCGCACGAGGTCGCGGCGCTGCTGGCGGAGGCGCTCGGCCCGCGGCGCGGGCGCACGATGGCGGAGTACGAGCTGTACCTGCTGGCCGCGCGCCGGCCCGAGCTGCGGCCCGCCGCGCGGCGGTGGCTGGACGTGCTCACGTCGATGGTCCGCCCGGACGACCTGGTCGCGCTGCGCGCGTTCCTCGCCGGGATCGACGGACTGCTGATCCAGGGCCTGATCGACGACGAGCCGCCCACCGCGGAGGAGCTGCGGCCCGTCGTCGAGTTCCTGCTGCGGCCGCGCTGA
- the cynS gene encoding cyanase, which translates to MQGMTTKKEAADAVLAAKVRLGLTWTDLAEALGTPLAWTTAALLGQHPVPKEQAERAAEILELPADAVTALRLQPTRGALESPVPTDPTIYRFYEVLQVYGPTIKELIHEQFGDGIMSAINFRLDVRRVPDPAGDRVVVTLDGKFLPYQW; encoded by the coding sequence CTGCAGGGCATGACGACGAAGAAGGAAGCCGCCGACGCCGTGCTCGCCGCCAAGGTCCGGCTCGGACTGACCTGGACGGACCTGGCCGAGGCGCTCGGCACCCCGCTCGCCTGGACCACCGCCGCCCTGCTCGGTCAGCACCCGGTACCCAAGGAGCAGGCCGAGAGGGCCGCGGAGATCCTGGAACTGCCCGCGGACGCGGTCACCGCGCTGCGGCTCCAGCCGACCCGCGGCGCCCTGGAGTCCCCGGTGCCGACCGACCCGACGATCTACCGGTTCTACGAGGTGCTGCAGGTCTACGGACCCACCATCAAGGAGCTCATCCACGAGCAGTTCGGCGACGGGATCATGAGCGCCATCAACTTCCGGCTGGACGTGCGGCGCGTTCCCGATCCCGCCGGCGACCGCGTCGTGGTCACGCTGGACGGGAAGTTCCTGCCCTACCAGTGGTGA